The window GGGCGGGTCGTCGCCGCGCTGTCGGTGTCGGCGCCCGGGGTGGTCGTCGCCGCCGAGGGGCTGCTCGAACTGCTGCCGCAGGTACTGCGCACCGCCGAAGCCATCAGCCGGGACTATTCAGGAGCACAGGAGAGCACGTGACCGAGAAGACCGCCCTCACGCCCGACACCCACACCGCGCCGCCCGCGAAGTTCTCGCACGGCGTCCGGAAGGGCAACATCCTCCAGGTCGCCGGCCAGGTCGGCTTCCTCCCGCACGTCGACGGGCAGCCGCCCACCCCGGCCGGGCCGACGCTGCGCGAGCAGACCCTCCAGACGCTGGAGAACGTCCGCTCCGTCCTGGAGGCCGGCGGTGCGGGCTGGGACGACGTGATGATGATCCGCGTCTACCTCACCGACACCGGGCACTTCGCCGAGATGAACGGCATCTACAACGCCTATTTCGAGGAGCAGGGCCTGAAGGAGGCGCCCGCCGCCCGCACCACCGTGTACGTGGGCCTGCCGGCCGGGCTGCTCATCGAGATCGACGCCCTCGCCG is drawn from Streptomyces sp. NBC_01232 and contains these coding sequences:
- a CDS encoding RidA family protein, producing the protein MTEKTALTPDTHTAPPAKFSHGVRKGNILQVAGQVGFLPHVDGQPPTPAGPTLREQTLQTLENVRSVLEAGGAGWDDVMMIRVYLTDTGHFAEMNGIYNAYFEEQGLKEAPAARTTVYVGLPAGLLIEIDALAVLG